A genomic window from Megalobrama amblycephala isolate DHTTF-2021 linkage group LG2, ASM1881202v1, whole genome shotgun sequence includes:
- the LOC125263358 gene encoding SLAM family member 5-like, with translation MMYRNMSMFVLFFVPFLVDDGVFGDDTVKTLSVMEGDSVTLQTDVTELQKADLSLWTFGPARTRIAQINRQISKISYYDDLNQRFRNRLRMDSQTGSLTITNTRTEHSGAYAFLQIIGGKDVPPKKYNVIVSARLPVPVISRNSSQCSSSSSSCSLVCSAVNVSHVTLSWYKGNSLLSSISVSDLSISLSLPLEVEYQDKNTYSCVLNNPISNQTQHLDITHLCHTCSGLFTGYMTLVCVSALALALTVAVVFCGVFYYYHQRKMSKQADQGGQPVGIELIVSPANGQPNGEECTVNPANGSIVEKDEIKSLLAMVGQPFTLRTVVSEIQENEQIRWKFACSKGYNSTEFVVITKWDKTNDKEYLYNEGRFKDCLKLDHKTGSLTITKVTPEHYGYYKLQITSDGKKVSKTFNVVAHLQKKRERTQRRQTAPL, from the exons ATGATGTACAGAAATATGagtatgtttgttttatttttcgtCCCGTTTCTCGTGGATGATG GAGTGTTTGGAGATGATACAGTGAAGACATtatcagtgatggagggagactCTGTTACTCTACAAACTGACGTTACTGAATTACAAAAAGCCGATCTGTCACTGTGGACATTTGGACCCGCAAGAACTCGTATAGCTCAAATCAACAGACAGATTAGTAAGATCTCATATTATGATGATCTTAATCAGAGATTCAGAAACAGGCTGCGAATGGACagtcaaactggatctctgaccatcacaaacaccagaaccGAACACTCTGGAGCTTATGCATTTTTACAGATCATTGGTGGAAAAGACGTCCCGCCCAAGAAATACAATGTTATTGTTTCTG ctcgtctgcctgttcctgtcatcagcagaaactcttcacaatgttcttcatcatcatcatcatgttcactggtgtgttcagctgtgaatgtgagtcatgtgactctctcctggtacaaaggaaacagtttattgtccagcatcagtgtgtctgatctcagcatcagtctctctctacctctggaggtggaatatcaggataaaaacacctacagctgtgtgctgaacaatcccatcagcaaccagactcaacatctggacatcactcacctctgtcacacatgttcaG GTTTGTTTACAGGTTATATGACGCTGGTTTGTGTTTCTGCTCTGGCTTTGGCTCTGACTGTGGCTGTGGTTTTTTGTGGGGTTTTTTACTATTACCATCAACGCAAGATGTCTAAACAAGCAGATCAAGGGG GCCAACCTGTTGGAATAGAACTTATTGTTAGTCCAGCTAATG GCCAGCCGAATGGAGAAGAATGTACTGTTAATCCAGCTAATG GTTCAATTGTTGAAAAAGATGAAATCAAGTCCTTATTAGCGATGGTAGGACAACCTTTCACTCTACGCACTGTTGTCAGTGAAATCCAGGAAAATGAGCAGATACGCTGGAAGTTCGCTTGTTCCAAAGGATACAATTCCACTGAATTTGTTGTCATCACTAAATGGGATAAAACCAATGATAAGGAATACTTATATAATGAAGGAAGATTCAAAGACTGTTTGAAACTGGACCACAAAACTGGATCTCTCACCATCACAAAAGTTACTCCTGAACACTATGGATATTATAAACTACAAATCACCAGCGATGGAAAGAAGGTCTCAAAGACGTTCAATGTTGTTGCTCAT CTTCAAAAGAAAAGAGAGCGAACCCAGAGGAGACAAACCGCTCCTTTATAA
- the LOC125263363 gene encoding natural killer cell receptor 2B4-like — translation MLHGFVFFCLCFWRLVGVFGVEADEIESVSVMEGDSLTLPTGVNKIQEDDLIMWMCGDDCIAKLNISSQVISEANDRFRDRLQLDIQTGSLTITNIRTTDSGLYKAQMIGHQVSKKTFSVTVIARLPIPVISSYCPQSPSSPSASRCMLLCSAVNVGHVTLSWYKGNSLLSSISVSDLSISLSLPLEVEYQDKNTYSCVLNNPISNQTQHLDITHLCQPCSASECVRCCGSTEAVIRLVLSALVGVATVGVLVYDITSRRAEQKNRAPKSN, via the exons ATGCTTCACgggtttgttttcttttgtttgtgcTTCTGGCGTCTCGTTG gtgtgtttggtgtTGAGGCAGATGAAATCGAGTcggtgtcagtgatggagggtgATTCTCTCACCCTACCGACTGGAGTGAATAAAATACAAGAGGATGATCTGATAATGTGGATGTGTGGTGACGATTGTATCGCTAAACTCAACATATCCTCCCAAGTCATCTCTGAAGCTAACGacagattcagagacagactgcaGCTGGACattcagactggatctctgaccatcacaaacatcagaaCCACAGACTCTGGACTTTACAAAGCACAGATGATTGGACATCAAGTTTCAAAGAAAACCTTCAGCGTTACTGTCATTG CTCGTCTTCCCATTCCTGTCATCAGTAGTTACTGTCCTCAAAGTCCTTCTTCACCATCAGCGTCCAGATGTATGCTgctgtgttcagctgtgaatgtgggtcatgtgactctctcctggtacaaaggaaacagtttattgtccagcatcagtgtgtctgatctcagcatcagtctctctctacctctggaggtggaatatcaggataaaaacacctacagctgtgtgctgaacaatcccatcagcaaccagactcaacatctggacatcactcacctctgtcaGCCATGTTCAG CTTCAGAATGTGTCCGCTGTTGTGGTTCAactgaagctgtgatccgattggtcctttctgctctggtgggcgtggctactgttggTGTTCTGGTTTATGACATCACATCCAGAAGAGCTGAACAGAAAAATAGAGCGCCGAAATCAAACTGA
- the LOC125262607 gene encoding uncharacterized protein LOC125262607 has translation MSRNAQRQTGVCNFLDLLRLIFCLFILSCCPAPPPLPVPVISRNSSQCSSSSSSSCSLVCSAVNVSHVTLSWYKGNSLLSSISVSDLSISLSLPLEVEYQDKNTYSCVLNNPISNQTQHLDITHLCHTCAVDASSFNAKESLSFSHVILICAGIVVTVIVLALVGMFSIYWKYRKTDQACQTPNQEYTELSNGEVVDKTDVMKTVSVMVGKSVTLNTGVTEIQSFDVLQWRFGETGTDHTNPFLVINRANELNSIGCIDHDKRFKDRVQMDQQTGYLTINDVRPTDFGIYKLIISKNGQNMISKTFIVQNSSENGETASEGTKSPIMNGDVSESTFRLGTDGRRTELFKMYRNMKIFVLFIVPLLVDDGVFGDDTVKTLSVMEGDSVTLQTDVTELQKADLSLWTFGPARTRIAQINRQISKISYYDDLNQRFRNRLRMDSQTGSLTITNTRTEHSGAYAFLQIIGGKDVPPKKYNVIVSARLPVPVISSNSSQCSSSSSSSCSLVCSAVNVSHVTLSWYKGNSLLSSISVSDLSISLSLPLEVEYQDKNTYSCVLNNPISNQTQHLDITHLCHTCAAPGLSAGEIALVCVCALAVAVAAVLCGFYYYHQRKMSKQADQGGQPDGIELIVSPAKGQPNGEECPVSPANGSIVEKDEIKSLLVMVGQSLTLHTDVTEIQENEQIRWKFADSKGYNSTEFVVIAKWDKTNNEEFLYNEERFKDRLKLDHNTGSLTITKVIPKHYGHYKLHITSDGQKVSKTFNVVPYVQMKRNRTTQRRQTCPV, from the exons atgtcACGTAATGCACAGAGACAAACag GTGTCTGTAATTTTTTAGATTTGTTAAGGTTGATCTTTTGCCTGTTTATTCTCTCATGTTGTCCAGCTCCACCTCCactgcctgttcctgtcatcagcagaaactcttcacaatgttcttcatcatcatcatcatcatgttcattggtgtgttcagctgtgaatgtgagtcatgtgactctctcctggtacaaaggaaacagtttattgtccagcatcagtgtgtctgatctcagcatcagtctctctctacctctggaggtggaatatcaggataaaaacacctacagctgtgtgctgaacaatcccatcagcaaccagactcaacatctggacatcactcacctctgtcacacatgtgcag TGGATGCATCAAGTTTCAATGCAAAAGAGAGCTTATCCTTCAGTCATGTGATACTGATCTGCGCTGGTATTGTAGTTACTGTAATAGTCTTGGCTCTAGTTGGGATGTTCAGTATCTACTGGAAATATAGAAAAACAGATCAAGCCT GCCAGACTCCTAATCAAGAATACACTGAGCTGAGTAATG GTGAAGTTGTGGATAAGACAGACGTAATGAAGACGGTGTCGGTGATGGTGGGAAAGTCCGTCACTCTAAACACCGGCGTCACTGAAATACAAAGTTTTGATGTGCTGCAGTGGAGGTTTGGAGAAACAGGCACAGATCACACAAATCCGTTTTTGGTCATCAACAGAGCGAATGAACTGAACAGTATTGGTTGTATTGATCATGATAAGAGATTCAAAGACAGAGTACAGATGGATCAACAAACCGGATATCTCACAATCAATGACGTCAGACCTACAGACTTTGGCATTTATAAACTAATTATCAGCAAGAATGGACAAAATATGATTTCAAAGACATTTATCGTTCAAA ATTCCTCAGAAAATGGAGAGACTGCATCAGAAGGAACAAAATCACCAATAATGAATGGAGATGTCTCTGAAAGCACTT TTCGTTTAGGAACGGATGGACGTCGGACGGAGTTGTTCAAGATGTACAGAAATATgaagatttttgttttatttatcgtCCCGTTACTCGTGGATGATG gtgtgtttggagATGATACAGTGAAGACATtatcagtgatggagggagactCTGTTACTCTACAAACTGACGTTACTGAATTACAAAAAGCCGATCTGTCACTGTGGACATTTGGACCCGCAAGAACTCGTATAGCTCAAATCAACAGACAGATTAGTAAGATCTCATATTATGATGATCTTAATCAGAGATTCAGAAACAGGCTGCGAATGGACagtcaaactggatctctgaccatcacaaacaccagaaccGAACACTCTGGAGCTTATGCATTTTTACAGATCATTGGTGGAAAAGACGTCCCGCCCAAGAAATACAATGTTATTGTTTCTG ctcgtctgcctgttcctgtcatcagcagtaactcttcacaatgttcttcatcatcatcatcatcatgttcattggtgtgttcagctgtgaatgtgagtcatgtgactctctcctggtacaaaggaaacagtttattgtccagcatcagtgtgtctgatctcagcatcagtctctctctacctctggaggtggaatatcaggataaaaacacctacagctgtgtgctgaacaatcccatcagcaaccagactcaacatctggacatcactcacctctgtcacacatgtgcag CACCAGGTTTGTCCGCAGGTGAAATAGCACTGGTTTGTGTTTGTGCTCTGGCTGTGGCTGTTGCTGCAGTTTTGTGTGGTTTTTACTATTATCATCAACGCAAGATGTCTAAACAAGCAGATCAAGGGG GCCAACCTGATGGAATAGAACTTATTGTTAGTCCAGCTAAAG GCCAGCCGAATGGAGAAGAATGTCCTGTTAGTCCAGCTAATG GTTCAATTGTTGAAAAAGATGAAATCAAGTCCTTATTAGTGATGGTAGGACAATCTCTCACTCTTCACACTGATGTCACTGAAATACAGGAAAATGAGCAGATACGCTGGAAATTTGCTGATTCCAAAGGATACAATTCCACTGAATTTGTTGTCATAGCTAAATGGGATAAAACCAATAATGAGGAATTCTTATATAATGAAGAAAGATTCAAAGACCGTTTAAAACTGGACCACAATACTGGATCTCTCACCATCACAAAAGTCATACCTAAACATTATGGACATTATAAACTACACATCACCAGCGACGGACAGAAGGTCTCAAAGACGTTCAATGTTGTTCCTTAT GTTCAAATGAAAAGAAATCGGACAACCCAGAGGAGACAAACATGTCCTGTATAA